Proteins from one Carassius gibelio isolate Cgi1373 ecotype wild population from Czech Republic chromosome A25, carGib1.2-hapl.c, whole genome shotgun sequence genomic window:
- the LOC127946928 gene encoding THO complex subunit 5 homolog isoform X4: MSSDAVKKRKPKVIRNESGTPETKRGRAEGDQDVRVYNEEVELEVRDPQQDYMLYKNTCAALAKLMAEIQELKAGGAKVGSVEIEERRTQCSVHFITLKKLNRLAHMRLKKGRDQTHEAKQRVDVLHLQLQNLLYEVMHLQKEIGKCLEFRSQHEEIELVSEEEFFQEAPAEISRPHVTRDDQHQLTLARLDWELEQRKRLAEQYKMSLARKEKIQKAIEQKREYLSSLQPGLQNIMQASLPVQEYLAIPFEHMQKQAEVARHLPPPLYVLLVQAGAYGQACDKNLSVSIRGDVDEAKALSRPPEDSQDDESDSDAEEEQQNTKRRRATSGVQLDDKRKEMLRRHPLSLCVDLKCKDGSVLHLFFYYLMNLNILTVKTKVSTTADLSGAVSAGELLNSESLLNCLYASDHGKETPNPANRYQFDKVGITTFGDYVSDLGHPYVWVQKLGGLQFSSGGAQSGLTGSALSASHMERTMKLLRGRLQARLALHKQFSSLEHSIIPVSSECQHLFPAKVVSGLMRWTLMSHQEFTELGFVQHVLKAGLVHETDLFFMAAVERGTARLLAAVVMNPRYPEVAPLFSLSLHWKGERSGRTDDNLRAMESEVNVFRSELQGPRPGLQLLTNQIQRLCVCLDVYLETESQVCDGSEGPKEFPREKMCLRTARGPSRLKPFKYNHPQGFFSHR; the protein is encoded by the exons ATGTCCTCAGACGCTGTGAAGAAGAGAAAGCCGAAGGTCATCCGAAATGAATCAGGAACTCCAGAGACCAAGCGAGGTCGAGCAGAAGGTGATCAG gACGTGCGTGTGTATAATGAAGAGGTGGAGCTGGAGGTCAGGGACCCCCAGCAGGACTACATGCTGTATAAGAACACGTGTGCCGCTCTGGCCAAACTGATGGCAGAAATCCAGGAGCTGAAAGCTGGCGGCGCGAAAGTCGGA AGCGTGGAGATCGAGGAGAGACGCACACAGTGCAGCGTTCATTTCATTACCCTGAAGAAACTCAACCGCCTGGCACACATGAGACTGAAGAAAGGCCGAGACCAGACGCATGAg GCAAAGCAGCGAGTGGATGTTCTTCATCTGCAGCTGCAGAATCTGTTGTATGAGGTCATGCACCTGCAGAAGGAGATCGGCAAATGTCTCGAGTTCAG gTCTCAGCATGAGGAGATCGAGCTGGTCAGCGAAGAGGAGTTTTTTCAGGAGGCTCCGGCTGAGATCTCACGCCCTCATGTGACCCGTGATGACCAGCACCAGCTCACGCTCGCCCGCCTGGACTGGGAACTAGAGCAGAGGAAGAG ACTGGCGGAGCAGTATAAGATGTCTCTGGCTAGAAAGGAGAAGATCCAGAAAGCCATTGAGCAGAAGAGAGAATATCTGAGCAGCCTTCAGCCTGGACTGCAAAACATCATGCAG GCGTCTCTCCCAGTGCAGGAGTATCTGGCGATCCCGTTTGAGCACATGCAGAAGCAGGCCGAGGTCGCCCGTCACCTGCCGCCCCCTCTGTACGTGCTGTTAGTGCAGGCGGGTGCGTACGGACAGGCTTGCG ACAAGAACCTGTCCGTGAGCATCAGGGGAGATGTGGATGAGGCCAAAGCTCTCTCCAGGCCCCCGGAGGACTCACAAG ATGATGAAAGTGATTCGGACGCTGAAGAGGAGCAACAGAACACA AAGCGCCGGCGCGCGACTTCAGGTGTTCAACTGGATGACAAGCGTAAAGAGATGCTGAGACGCCACCCTCTGTCTCTCTGCGTGGACCTCAAGTGTAAAG ACGGCAGCGTCCTGCATCTGTTTTTCTATTATCTCATGAATCTCAACATCCTGACGGTGAAGACCAAGGTTTCCACGACTGCGGATCTGTCCGGAGCCGTCAGCGCTGG AGAGCTGCTGAACTCTGAGAGTCTGCTGAACTGTCTTTATGCGTCCGATCACGGCAAAGAGACGCCCAACCCTGCCAACCGCTACCAGTTTGATAAAGTCGG GATCACTACGTTTGGGGATTATGTGTCGGATCTCGGACATCCGTATGTTTGGGTGCAGAAACTGGGCGGCCTGCAGTTCTCCTCTGGTGGTGCACAG TCGGGACTGACAGGCAGCGCTCTGAGCGCCAGTCACATGGAGAGGACCATGAAACTACTGCGAGGAAGACTGCAGGCTCGACTGGCCCTACACAAACAGTTCAGCTCACTGG AGCACAGCATCATACCCGTCTCCAGCGAGTGCCAACATCTGTTTCCTGCTAAAGTGGTTTCTGGTCTCATGCGCTGGACCCTGATGAGCCATCAGGAGTTCACT GAGCTGGGCTTCGTGCAGCATGTGTTGAAGGCGGGTCTGGTGCATGAGACCGATCTGTTCTTCATGGCAGCTGTAGAGAGAGGAACAG CTCGTCTGCTGGCTGCTGTGGTGATGAACCCGCGTTACCCTGAGGTCGCGCCGCTCTTCTCTCTCTCGCTGCACTGGAAAGGAGAGCGCAGCGGGCGCACCGATGATAACCTGCGG GCGATGGAGAGCGAGGTGAACGTGTTCCGCTCCGAGCTGCAGGGGCCACGTCCGGGTCTCCAGCTCCTGACCAATCAGATCCAgcgcttgtgtgtgtgtctggatgtGTATCTGGAGACGGAGAGTCAAGTGTGTGACGGGTCTGAGGGACCCAAGGAGTTTCCCCGAGAGAAGATGTGCTTGCGCACTGCCAG gggtcCGAGCCGTCTGAAGCCCTTCAAGTACAACCATCCTCAGGGCTTCTTCAGTCACCGCTGA
- the LOC127946928 gene encoding THO complex subunit 5 homolog isoform X1 — protein MSSDAVKKRKPKVIRNESGTPETKRGRAEGDQLSAVSSLVKFRKVRLRQVQVTYPAGPHLIGQRKPFTVKNQDVRVYNEEVELEVRDPQQDYMLYKNTCAALAKLMAEIQELKAGGAKVGSVEIEERRTQCSVHFITLKKLNRLAHMRLKKGRDQTHEAKQRVDVLHLQLQNLLYEVMHLQKEIGKCLEFRSQHEEIELVSEEEFFQEAPAEISRPHVTRDDQHQLTLARLDWELEQRKRLAEQYKMSLARKEKIQKAIEQKREYLSSLQPGLQNIMQASLPVQEYLAIPFEHMQKQAEVARHLPPPLYVLLVQAGAYGQACDKNLSVSIRGDVDEAKALSRPPEDSQDDESDSDAEEEQQNTKRRRATSGVQLDDKRKEMLRRHPLSLCVDLKCKDGSVLHLFFYYLMNLNILTVKTKVSTTADLSGAVSAGELLNSESLLNCLYASDHGKETPNPANRYQFDKVGITTFGDYVSDLGHPYVWVQKLGGLQFSSGGAQSGLTGSALSASHMERTMKLLRGRLQARLALHKQFSSLEHSIIPVSSECQHLFPAKVVSGLMRWTLMSHQEFTELGFVQHVLKAGLVHETDLFFMAAVERGTARLLAAVVMNPRYPEVAPLFSLSLHWKGERSGRTDDNLRAMESEVNVFRSELQGPRPGLQLLTNQIQRLCVCLDVYLETESQVCDGSEGPKEFPREKMCLRTARGPSRLKPFKYNHPQGFFSHR, from the exons ATGTCCTCAGACGCTGTGAAGAAGAGAAAGCCGAAGGTCATCCGAAATGAATCAGGAACTCCAGAGACCAAGCGAGGTCGAGCAGAAGGTGATCAG CTGAGTGCAGTCAGTTCTCTTGTCAAGTTCAGGAAGGTCAGGTTGAGGCAGGTGCAG GTCACGTATCCAGCCGGACCTCATCTTATCGGACAGAGGAAGCCGTTTACAGTAAAGAATCAG gACGTGCGTGTGTATAATGAAGAGGTGGAGCTGGAGGTCAGGGACCCCCAGCAGGACTACATGCTGTATAAGAACACGTGTGCCGCTCTGGCCAAACTGATGGCAGAAATCCAGGAGCTGAAAGCTGGCGGCGCGAAAGTCGGA AGCGTGGAGATCGAGGAGAGACGCACACAGTGCAGCGTTCATTTCATTACCCTGAAGAAACTCAACCGCCTGGCACACATGAGACTGAAGAAAGGCCGAGACCAGACGCATGAg GCAAAGCAGCGAGTGGATGTTCTTCATCTGCAGCTGCAGAATCTGTTGTATGAGGTCATGCACCTGCAGAAGGAGATCGGCAAATGTCTCGAGTTCAG gTCTCAGCATGAGGAGATCGAGCTGGTCAGCGAAGAGGAGTTTTTTCAGGAGGCTCCGGCTGAGATCTCACGCCCTCATGTGACCCGTGATGACCAGCACCAGCTCACGCTCGCCCGCCTGGACTGGGAACTAGAGCAGAGGAAGAG ACTGGCGGAGCAGTATAAGATGTCTCTGGCTAGAAAGGAGAAGATCCAGAAAGCCATTGAGCAGAAGAGAGAATATCTGAGCAGCCTTCAGCCTGGACTGCAAAACATCATGCAG GCGTCTCTCCCAGTGCAGGAGTATCTGGCGATCCCGTTTGAGCACATGCAGAAGCAGGCCGAGGTCGCCCGTCACCTGCCGCCCCCTCTGTACGTGCTGTTAGTGCAGGCGGGTGCGTACGGACAGGCTTGCG ACAAGAACCTGTCCGTGAGCATCAGGGGAGATGTGGATGAGGCCAAAGCTCTCTCCAGGCCCCCGGAGGACTCACAAG ATGATGAAAGTGATTCGGACGCTGAAGAGGAGCAACAGAACACA AAGCGCCGGCGCGCGACTTCAGGTGTTCAACTGGATGACAAGCGTAAAGAGATGCTGAGACGCCACCCTCTGTCTCTCTGCGTGGACCTCAAGTGTAAAG ACGGCAGCGTCCTGCATCTGTTTTTCTATTATCTCATGAATCTCAACATCCTGACGGTGAAGACCAAGGTTTCCACGACTGCGGATCTGTCCGGAGCCGTCAGCGCTGG AGAGCTGCTGAACTCTGAGAGTCTGCTGAACTGTCTTTATGCGTCCGATCACGGCAAAGAGACGCCCAACCCTGCCAACCGCTACCAGTTTGATAAAGTCGG GATCACTACGTTTGGGGATTATGTGTCGGATCTCGGACATCCGTATGTTTGGGTGCAGAAACTGGGCGGCCTGCAGTTCTCCTCTGGTGGTGCACAG TCGGGACTGACAGGCAGCGCTCTGAGCGCCAGTCACATGGAGAGGACCATGAAACTACTGCGAGGAAGACTGCAGGCTCGACTGGCCCTACACAAACAGTTCAGCTCACTGG AGCACAGCATCATACCCGTCTCCAGCGAGTGCCAACATCTGTTTCCTGCTAAAGTGGTTTCTGGTCTCATGCGCTGGACCCTGATGAGCCATCAGGAGTTCACT GAGCTGGGCTTCGTGCAGCATGTGTTGAAGGCGGGTCTGGTGCATGAGACCGATCTGTTCTTCATGGCAGCTGTAGAGAGAGGAACAG CTCGTCTGCTGGCTGCTGTGGTGATGAACCCGCGTTACCCTGAGGTCGCGCCGCTCTTCTCTCTCTCGCTGCACTGGAAAGGAGAGCGCAGCGGGCGCACCGATGATAACCTGCGG GCGATGGAGAGCGAGGTGAACGTGTTCCGCTCCGAGCTGCAGGGGCCACGTCCGGGTCTCCAGCTCCTGACCAATCAGATCCAgcgcttgtgtgtgtgtctggatgtGTATCTGGAGACGGAGAGTCAAGTGTGTGACGGGTCTGAGGGACCCAAGGAGTTTCCCCGAGAGAAGATGTGCTTGCGCACTGCCAG gggtcCGAGCCGTCTGAAGCCCTTCAAGTACAACCATCCTCAGGGCTTCTTCAGTCACCGCTGA
- the LOC127946928 gene encoding THO complex subunit 5 homolog isoform X2, with the protein MSSDAVKKRKPKVIRNESGTPETKRGRAEGDQLSAVSSLVKFRKVRLRQVTYPAGPHLIGQRKPFTVKNQDVRVYNEEVELEVRDPQQDYMLYKNTCAALAKLMAEIQELKAGGAKVGSVEIEERRTQCSVHFITLKKLNRLAHMRLKKGRDQTHEAKQRVDVLHLQLQNLLYEVMHLQKEIGKCLEFRSQHEEIELVSEEEFFQEAPAEISRPHVTRDDQHQLTLARLDWELEQRKRLAEQYKMSLARKEKIQKAIEQKREYLSSLQPGLQNIMQASLPVQEYLAIPFEHMQKQAEVARHLPPPLYVLLVQAGAYGQACDKNLSVSIRGDVDEAKALSRPPEDSQDDESDSDAEEEQQNTKRRRATSGVQLDDKRKEMLRRHPLSLCVDLKCKDGSVLHLFFYYLMNLNILTVKTKVSTTADLSGAVSAGELLNSESLLNCLYASDHGKETPNPANRYQFDKVGITTFGDYVSDLGHPYVWVQKLGGLQFSSGGAQSGLTGSALSASHMERTMKLLRGRLQARLALHKQFSSLEHSIIPVSSECQHLFPAKVVSGLMRWTLMSHQEFTELGFVQHVLKAGLVHETDLFFMAAVERGTARLLAAVVMNPRYPEVAPLFSLSLHWKGERSGRTDDNLRAMESEVNVFRSELQGPRPGLQLLTNQIQRLCVCLDVYLETESQVCDGSEGPKEFPREKMCLRTARGPSRLKPFKYNHPQGFFSHR; encoded by the exons ATGTCCTCAGACGCTGTGAAGAAGAGAAAGCCGAAGGTCATCCGAAATGAATCAGGAACTCCAGAGACCAAGCGAGGTCGAGCAGAAGGTGATCAG CTGAGTGCAGTCAGTTCTCTTGTCAAGTTCAGGAAGGTCAGGTTGAGGCAG GTCACGTATCCAGCCGGACCTCATCTTATCGGACAGAGGAAGCCGTTTACAGTAAAGAATCAG gACGTGCGTGTGTATAATGAAGAGGTGGAGCTGGAGGTCAGGGACCCCCAGCAGGACTACATGCTGTATAAGAACACGTGTGCCGCTCTGGCCAAACTGATGGCAGAAATCCAGGAGCTGAAAGCTGGCGGCGCGAAAGTCGGA AGCGTGGAGATCGAGGAGAGACGCACACAGTGCAGCGTTCATTTCATTACCCTGAAGAAACTCAACCGCCTGGCACACATGAGACTGAAGAAAGGCCGAGACCAGACGCATGAg GCAAAGCAGCGAGTGGATGTTCTTCATCTGCAGCTGCAGAATCTGTTGTATGAGGTCATGCACCTGCAGAAGGAGATCGGCAAATGTCTCGAGTTCAG gTCTCAGCATGAGGAGATCGAGCTGGTCAGCGAAGAGGAGTTTTTTCAGGAGGCTCCGGCTGAGATCTCACGCCCTCATGTGACCCGTGATGACCAGCACCAGCTCACGCTCGCCCGCCTGGACTGGGAACTAGAGCAGAGGAAGAG ACTGGCGGAGCAGTATAAGATGTCTCTGGCTAGAAAGGAGAAGATCCAGAAAGCCATTGAGCAGAAGAGAGAATATCTGAGCAGCCTTCAGCCTGGACTGCAAAACATCATGCAG GCGTCTCTCCCAGTGCAGGAGTATCTGGCGATCCCGTTTGAGCACATGCAGAAGCAGGCCGAGGTCGCCCGTCACCTGCCGCCCCCTCTGTACGTGCTGTTAGTGCAGGCGGGTGCGTACGGACAGGCTTGCG ACAAGAACCTGTCCGTGAGCATCAGGGGAGATGTGGATGAGGCCAAAGCTCTCTCCAGGCCCCCGGAGGACTCACAAG ATGATGAAAGTGATTCGGACGCTGAAGAGGAGCAACAGAACACA AAGCGCCGGCGCGCGACTTCAGGTGTTCAACTGGATGACAAGCGTAAAGAGATGCTGAGACGCCACCCTCTGTCTCTCTGCGTGGACCTCAAGTGTAAAG ACGGCAGCGTCCTGCATCTGTTTTTCTATTATCTCATGAATCTCAACATCCTGACGGTGAAGACCAAGGTTTCCACGACTGCGGATCTGTCCGGAGCCGTCAGCGCTGG AGAGCTGCTGAACTCTGAGAGTCTGCTGAACTGTCTTTATGCGTCCGATCACGGCAAAGAGACGCCCAACCCTGCCAACCGCTACCAGTTTGATAAAGTCGG GATCACTACGTTTGGGGATTATGTGTCGGATCTCGGACATCCGTATGTTTGGGTGCAGAAACTGGGCGGCCTGCAGTTCTCCTCTGGTGGTGCACAG TCGGGACTGACAGGCAGCGCTCTGAGCGCCAGTCACATGGAGAGGACCATGAAACTACTGCGAGGAAGACTGCAGGCTCGACTGGCCCTACACAAACAGTTCAGCTCACTGG AGCACAGCATCATACCCGTCTCCAGCGAGTGCCAACATCTGTTTCCTGCTAAAGTGGTTTCTGGTCTCATGCGCTGGACCCTGATGAGCCATCAGGAGTTCACT GAGCTGGGCTTCGTGCAGCATGTGTTGAAGGCGGGTCTGGTGCATGAGACCGATCTGTTCTTCATGGCAGCTGTAGAGAGAGGAACAG CTCGTCTGCTGGCTGCTGTGGTGATGAACCCGCGTTACCCTGAGGTCGCGCCGCTCTTCTCTCTCTCGCTGCACTGGAAAGGAGAGCGCAGCGGGCGCACCGATGATAACCTGCGG GCGATGGAGAGCGAGGTGAACGTGTTCCGCTCCGAGCTGCAGGGGCCACGTCCGGGTCTCCAGCTCCTGACCAATCAGATCCAgcgcttgtgtgtgtgtctggatgtGTATCTGGAGACGGAGAGTCAAGTGTGTGACGGGTCTGAGGGACCCAAGGAGTTTCCCCGAGAGAAGATGTGCTTGCGCACTGCCAG gggtcCGAGCCGTCTGAAGCCCTTCAAGTACAACCATCCTCAGGGCTTCTTCAGTCACCGCTGA
- the LOC127946928 gene encoding THO complex subunit 5 homolog isoform X3 encodes MSSDAVKKRKPKVIRNESGTPETKRGRAEGDQVTYPAGPHLIGQRKPFTVKNQDVRVYNEEVELEVRDPQQDYMLYKNTCAALAKLMAEIQELKAGGAKVGSVEIEERRTQCSVHFITLKKLNRLAHMRLKKGRDQTHEAKQRVDVLHLQLQNLLYEVMHLQKEIGKCLEFRSQHEEIELVSEEEFFQEAPAEISRPHVTRDDQHQLTLARLDWELEQRKRLAEQYKMSLARKEKIQKAIEQKREYLSSLQPGLQNIMQASLPVQEYLAIPFEHMQKQAEVARHLPPPLYVLLVQAGAYGQACDKNLSVSIRGDVDEAKALSRPPEDSQDDESDSDAEEEQQNTKRRRATSGVQLDDKRKEMLRRHPLSLCVDLKCKDGSVLHLFFYYLMNLNILTVKTKVSTTADLSGAVSAGELLNSESLLNCLYASDHGKETPNPANRYQFDKVGITTFGDYVSDLGHPYVWVQKLGGLQFSSGGAQSGLTGSALSASHMERTMKLLRGRLQARLALHKQFSSLEHSIIPVSSECQHLFPAKVVSGLMRWTLMSHQEFTELGFVQHVLKAGLVHETDLFFMAAVERGTARLLAAVVMNPRYPEVAPLFSLSLHWKGERSGRTDDNLRAMESEVNVFRSELQGPRPGLQLLTNQIQRLCVCLDVYLETESQVCDGSEGPKEFPREKMCLRTARGPSRLKPFKYNHPQGFFSHR; translated from the exons ATGTCCTCAGACGCTGTGAAGAAGAGAAAGCCGAAGGTCATCCGAAATGAATCAGGAACTCCAGAGACCAAGCGAGGTCGAGCAGAAGGTGATCAG GTCACGTATCCAGCCGGACCTCATCTTATCGGACAGAGGAAGCCGTTTACAGTAAAGAATCAG gACGTGCGTGTGTATAATGAAGAGGTGGAGCTGGAGGTCAGGGACCCCCAGCAGGACTACATGCTGTATAAGAACACGTGTGCCGCTCTGGCCAAACTGATGGCAGAAATCCAGGAGCTGAAAGCTGGCGGCGCGAAAGTCGGA AGCGTGGAGATCGAGGAGAGACGCACACAGTGCAGCGTTCATTTCATTACCCTGAAGAAACTCAACCGCCTGGCACACATGAGACTGAAGAAAGGCCGAGACCAGACGCATGAg GCAAAGCAGCGAGTGGATGTTCTTCATCTGCAGCTGCAGAATCTGTTGTATGAGGTCATGCACCTGCAGAAGGAGATCGGCAAATGTCTCGAGTTCAG gTCTCAGCATGAGGAGATCGAGCTGGTCAGCGAAGAGGAGTTTTTTCAGGAGGCTCCGGCTGAGATCTCACGCCCTCATGTGACCCGTGATGACCAGCACCAGCTCACGCTCGCCCGCCTGGACTGGGAACTAGAGCAGAGGAAGAG ACTGGCGGAGCAGTATAAGATGTCTCTGGCTAGAAAGGAGAAGATCCAGAAAGCCATTGAGCAGAAGAGAGAATATCTGAGCAGCCTTCAGCCTGGACTGCAAAACATCATGCAG GCGTCTCTCCCAGTGCAGGAGTATCTGGCGATCCCGTTTGAGCACATGCAGAAGCAGGCCGAGGTCGCCCGTCACCTGCCGCCCCCTCTGTACGTGCTGTTAGTGCAGGCGGGTGCGTACGGACAGGCTTGCG ACAAGAACCTGTCCGTGAGCATCAGGGGAGATGTGGATGAGGCCAAAGCTCTCTCCAGGCCCCCGGAGGACTCACAAG ATGATGAAAGTGATTCGGACGCTGAAGAGGAGCAACAGAACACA AAGCGCCGGCGCGCGACTTCAGGTGTTCAACTGGATGACAAGCGTAAAGAGATGCTGAGACGCCACCCTCTGTCTCTCTGCGTGGACCTCAAGTGTAAAG ACGGCAGCGTCCTGCATCTGTTTTTCTATTATCTCATGAATCTCAACATCCTGACGGTGAAGACCAAGGTTTCCACGACTGCGGATCTGTCCGGAGCCGTCAGCGCTGG AGAGCTGCTGAACTCTGAGAGTCTGCTGAACTGTCTTTATGCGTCCGATCACGGCAAAGAGACGCCCAACCCTGCCAACCGCTACCAGTTTGATAAAGTCGG GATCACTACGTTTGGGGATTATGTGTCGGATCTCGGACATCCGTATGTTTGGGTGCAGAAACTGGGCGGCCTGCAGTTCTCCTCTGGTGGTGCACAG TCGGGACTGACAGGCAGCGCTCTGAGCGCCAGTCACATGGAGAGGACCATGAAACTACTGCGAGGAAGACTGCAGGCTCGACTGGCCCTACACAAACAGTTCAGCTCACTGG AGCACAGCATCATACCCGTCTCCAGCGAGTGCCAACATCTGTTTCCTGCTAAAGTGGTTTCTGGTCTCATGCGCTGGACCCTGATGAGCCATCAGGAGTTCACT GAGCTGGGCTTCGTGCAGCATGTGTTGAAGGCGGGTCTGGTGCATGAGACCGATCTGTTCTTCATGGCAGCTGTAGAGAGAGGAACAG CTCGTCTGCTGGCTGCTGTGGTGATGAACCCGCGTTACCCTGAGGTCGCGCCGCTCTTCTCTCTCTCGCTGCACTGGAAAGGAGAGCGCAGCGGGCGCACCGATGATAACCTGCGG GCGATGGAGAGCGAGGTGAACGTGTTCCGCTCCGAGCTGCAGGGGCCACGTCCGGGTCTCCAGCTCCTGACCAATCAGATCCAgcgcttgtgtgtgtgtctggatgtGTATCTGGAGACGGAGAGTCAAGTGTGTGACGGGTCTGAGGGACCCAAGGAGTTTCCCCGAGAGAAGATGTGCTTGCGCACTGCCAG gggtcCGAGCCGTCTGAAGCCCTTCAAGTACAACCATCCTCAGGGCTTCTTCAGTCACCGCTGA
- the LOC127946879 gene encoding chitinase domain-containing protein 1-like: MKIQQVEVKAADRLVQERGLLVTDPQWRHIVREEKSFCPHELVHLVTHLCETLKAGKLTCVLVIPPAVTPGSGQSGMFGWEDFEKLAPVVDAFSLMTYDYSGPGRPGPSAPLAWVRECVLQLAPHSEWRHKILLGINLYGLDFSSWAAGARSIH; the protein is encoded by the exons ATGAAG ATCCAGCAGGTGGAG GTGAAGGCGGCTGATCGTCTGGTGCAGGAGCGGGGTCTGCTGGTGACGGACCCTCAGTGGAGGCACATCGTGAGAGAGGAGAAGAGCTTCTGTCCTCA tgaGCTGGTGCATCTGGTCACACACCTGTGTGAGACTCTGAAGGCTGGGAAGTTAACCTGCGTGCTGGTCATCCCTCCTGCGGTCACACCGGG CTCTGGTCAGTCTGGCATGTTTGGATGGGAGGATTTTGAGAAACTGGCTCCTGTGGTGGACGCGTTTAGTCTGATGACGTATGATTACTCTGGACCGGgcag GCCGGGTCCGAGCGCTCCTCTGGCCTGGGTCAGAGAGTGTGTGCTGCAGCTGGCTCCTCACAGCGAGTGGAGACACAAGATCCTGCTGGGAATCAACCTGTACGGCCTGGACTTCAGCAGCTGGGCGGCAGGTGCACGCTCCATTCACTGA
- the LOC127946929 gene encoding CD151 antigen isoform X1 → MADAEGKTNTCGTICLKYLLFIFNLFFWLAGGAVMAVGIWTLVDKSDYISLLSSNTYSAAAFILIGSGAVVMLTGILGCCATIREQRGLLRVFFVLLLLIFLLEITAGFLAYVYYQECFPLCYQLNAELRADLKEKMVQNYQQPGQEHITRAIDNLQQDLKCCGSNSSADWREGAWIQISADRRLVPDSCCKTPTVDCGLRDHPSNIYKVEGGCISKLEEFILQHLIILGSVGLGIALIQIAGMIFTCCLYQSLKEEVY, encoded by the exons ATGGCAGATGCTGAGGGGAAAACCAATACCTGCGGGACAATATGCCTCAAATACCTTCTGTTCATCTTCAATCTTTTCTTTTGG CTGGCAGGGGGCGCTGTGATGGCCGTGGGAATATGGACTCTGGTGGATAAAAGTGACTACATCAGCCTTCTGTCCTCCAACACCTACTCAGCCGCGGCCTTCATCCTGATTGGCTCGGGGGCCGTCGTCATGCTCACTGGGATACTTGGCTGCTGTGCCACCATCAGGGAACAAAGAGGTCTTCTCAGAGTG TTCTTCGTCCTGTTGTTATTAATCTTCCTGCTGGAGATCACAGCTGGATTTCTGGCTTATGTCTATTATCAGGAG tgTTTTCCTCTCTGCTACCAG CTGAACGCTGAGCTCAGAGCCGATCTGAAAGAGAAGATGGTGCAGAACTACCAGCAGCCTGGACAAGAGCACATCACTAGAGCCATTGACAACCTCCAGCAAGAC CTGAAGTGTTGTGGCAGTAACAGCTCAGCAGACTGGAGGGAAGGAGCCTGGATTCAGATCTCTGCCGACAGACGCCTGGTGCCCGACAGCTGCTGTAAGACCCCCACAGTGGACTGTGGACTCAGAGACCACCCATCCAACATCTACAAAGTGGAG GGAGGTTGCATATCCAAACTAGAGGAGTTTATTCTTCAGCATCTGATCATTTTGGGCTCAGTGGGTCTTGGGATTGCATTGATTCAG ATTGCGGGGATGATTTTTACCTGCTGCTTGTATCAAAGTTTAAAAGAAGAAGTATACTGA
- the LOC127946929 gene encoding CD151 antigen isoform X2, with translation MADAEGKTNTCGTICLKYLLFIFNLFFWLAGGAVMAVGIWTLVDKSDYISLLSSNTYSAAAFILIGSGAVVMLTGILGCCATIREQRGLLRVFFVLLLLIFLLEITAGFLAYVYYQELNAELRADLKEKMVQNYQQPGQEHITRAIDNLQQDLKCCGSNSSADWREGAWIQISADRRLVPDSCCKTPTVDCGLRDHPSNIYKVEGGCISKLEEFILQHLIILGSVGLGIALIQIAGMIFTCCLYQSLKEEVY, from the exons ATGGCAGATGCTGAGGGGAAAACCAATACCTGCGGGACAATATGCCTCAAATACCTTCTGTTCATCTTCAATCTTTTCTTTTGG CTGGCAGGGGGCGCTGTGATGGCCGTGGGAATATGGACTCTGGTGGATAAAAGTGACTACATCAGCCTTCTGTCCTCCAACACCTACTCAGCCGCGGCCTTCATCCTGATTGGCTCGGGGGCCGTCGTCATGCTCACTGGGATACTTGGCTGCTGTGCCACCATCAGGGAACAAAGAGGTCTTCTCAGAGTG TTCTTCGTCCTGTTGTTATTAATCTTCCTGCTGGAGATCACAGCTGGATTTCTGGCTTATGTCTATTATCAGGAG CTGAACGCTGAGCTCAGAGCCGATCTGAAAGAGAAGATGGTGCAGAACTACCAGCAGCCTGGACAAGAGCACATCACTAGAGCCATTGACAACCTCCAGCAAGAC CTGAAGTGTTGTGGCAGTAACAGCTCAGCAGACTGGAGGGAAGGAGCCTGGATTCAGATCTCTGCCGACAGACGCCTGGTGCCCGACAGCTGCTGTAAGACCCCCACAGTGGACTGTGGACTCAGAGACCACCCATCCAACATCTACAAAGTGGAG GGAGGTTGCATATCCAAACTAGAGGAGTTTATTCTTCAGCATCTGATCATTTTGGGCTCAGTGGGTCTTGGGATTGCATTGATTCAG ATTGCGGGGATGATTTTTACCTGCTGCTTGTATCAAAGTTTAAAAGAAGAAGTATACTGA